The Lutibacter profundi genome includes a region encoding these proteins:
- a CDS encoding saccharopine dehydrogenase family protein, with product MRNILLIGAGRSSSSLITYLLNKSFVENLHITIADITLKNAENRILNHKNGTALELDIFNETERQTAIKQADIVISMLPAHLHLNIAKDCLTFGKNMVTASYISKEMKALNDEAVEKNLIFMNEIGLDPGIDHMSAMQVIDSIREKGGKMLLFESFTGGLVAPESDDNLWNYKFTWNPRNVVLAGQGGAAKFLQEGRYKYIPYHKLFRRTEILHIDGYGKFEAYANRDSLKYKSVYNLDTILTLYRGTIRRVGYSRAWNIFVQLGMTDDSYTIEDSENMSYRDFTNSFLPYNPNDSVELKLRHCLKIDQDDIIWEKLLELNIFSPTKKIALKNATPAQILEKILKDSWTLKEDDKDMIVMQHLFGYELNGIKHQIESSMVCIGDNQTYTAMAKTVGLPVAIATLKILNKEIKTPGVQIPINKEVYEPILKELKENGIIFKEKNVPYYGYNLESLN from the coding sequence ATGAGAAACATTTTGTTAATTGGTGCAGGTAGATCTTCTTCATCTTTAATAACGTATTTACTTAATAAATCTTTTGTTGAAAATTTACATATCACTATTGCTGATATTACATTAAAAAATGCTGAAAATAGAATTCTAAATCATAAAAATGGTACTGCCTTAGAATTAGACATTTTTAATGAGACCGAGAGACAGACGGCTATTAAACAGGCAGATATTGTAATTTCAATGCTACCAGCACATTTGCATTTAAATATTGCTAAAGACTGCTTAACCTTTGGGAAAAATATGGTTACAGCTTCTTACATTTCTAAAGAAATGAAAGCTTTAAATGATGAAGCTGTTGAAAAGAACTTAATTTTCATGAATGAAATTGGCTTAGACCCAGGAATAGATCATATGAGTGCCATGCAAGTAATAGATTCAATTAGAGAAAAAGGAGGTAAAATGCTACTTTTTGAATCGTTTACTGGTGGCTTAGTTGCTCCTGAAAGTGACGATAATTTATGGAATTATAAATTTACTTGGAACCCTAGAAATGTTGTTTTAGCAGGGCAAGGTGGTGCTGCTAAATTTTTACAAGAAGGAAGATATAAATACATACCGTATCACAAATTATTTAGACGTACAGAAATATTACATATTGATGGATACGGTAAATTTGAAGCGTATGCCAACAGAGATTCTTTAAAGTATAAAAGTGTTTACAATTTAGATACTATTTTAACCTTATACAGAGGAACTATTAGAAGGGTTGGTTATTCTAGAGCCTGGAATATTTTTGTGCAACTGGGAATGACTGATGATAGTTACACTATTGAAGATTCTGAAAATATGAGTTATCGCGATTTTACAAATTCTTTTTTACCGTACAACCCCAATGATTCTGTTGAATTAAAACTACGTCACTGTTTAAAAATTGATCAAGATGATATTATTTGGGAGAAACTACTTGAATTAAATATTTTTAGCCCCACAAAAAAAATTGCATTAAAAAATGCAACTCCTGCTCAAATACTTGAAAAAATACTGAAAGATAGCTGGACTTTAAAAGAAGATGACAAAGATATGATTGTGATGCAACATCTTTTTGGTTACGAATTAAATGGAATAAAACACCAAATTGAGAGCAGTATGGTTTGCATAGGAGACAATCAAACGTATACAGCAATGGCTAAAACAGTTGGTTTACCTGTTGCCATTGCAACTTTAAAAATTCTAAATAAAGAAATTAAAACTCCTGGTGTGCAAATTCCAATTAATAAAGAAGTTTACGAGCCTATTTTAAAAGAATTAAAAGAAAACGGAATAATATTCAAAGAGAAAAATGTGCCTTATTACGGTTACAACCTTGAATCTCTTAATTAA
- a CDS encoding 30S ribosomal protein S16 → MPVKIRLQRHGKKGKPFYWIVAADARAKRDGKYLEKIGTYNPNTNPASIDLDVDGAVKWLQNGAQPTDTAKAILSYKGAMLKNHLVGGVRKGALTEEQAEEKFQAWIAEKEAKLTAKKEGLSKAEAEAKATALAAEVKINEERLAAAQETENAAIKAEADAKAAEKAATEEVVEETPQTIDDAQAAASEDGKTE, encoded by the coding sequence ATGCCAGTAAAAATTAGATTACAAAGACACGGTAAAAAAGGAAAACCATTTTATTGGATAGTAGCTGCAGATGCACGTGCTAAAAGAGATGGTAAGTATTTAGAAAAAATTGGGACTTACAATCCTAATACAAATCCTGCTTCTATTGATTTAGATGTTGATGGAGCCGTAAAATGGTTGCAAAATGGAGCTCAACCAACTGACACAGCAAAAGCAATTTTATCTTATAAAGGAGCTATGCTAAAAAATCACTTAGTAGGTGGTGTTAGGAAAGGAGCGTTAACAGAAGAGCAAGCTGAAGAAAAATTTCAAGCTTGGATAGCAGAAAAAGAAGCAAAACTTACGGCTAAAAAAGAAGGTTTATCAAAAGCTGAAGCTGAAGCAAAAGCAACTGCATTAGCTGCTGAAGTAAAAATAAATGAAGAGCGTTTAGCTGCTGCCCAAGAAACCGAAAATGCTGCAATTAAAGCTGAAGCTGATGCTAAGGCCGCAGAAAAAGCTGCAACAGAAGAAGTAGTTGAAGAAACCCCTCAAACAATTGATGACGCACAAGCTGCAGCATCAGAAGACGGGAAAACAGAGTAA
- a CDS encoding DUF2007 domain-containing protein, which produces MKNNSDTLVTVLTASLIHEIHIAKALLANEGINSFIFDENITTTIGTAFVDGYKLKVNARDFDNAKQLLLDLNTDE; this is translated from the coding sequence ATGAAAAATAATTCTGACACACTGGTTACCGTATTAACTGCAAGTTTAATTCATGAAATACACATTGCAAAAGCACTTTTAGCCAATGAAGGAATAAACAGTTTTATTTTTGATGAAAATATCACAACCACTATAGGAACTGCTTTTGTTGATGGCTACAAACTTAAAGTAAATGCTCGTGATTTTGACAATGCCAAACAACTATTATTAGACTTAAATACTGATGAATAA
- the dnaE gene encoding DNA polymerase III subunit alpha: MFLIFDTETTGLPKKWDAPITDTDNWPRCVQIAWQLHNIYGELIEQQDFLIIPEDYNIPYDAEQIHGISTQLAKEKGEDLEKVLYFFNKALSKSKFVVGQNVKFDLNIMGCEFHRKGISTNLNQMPVLDTCTEKTASLCQLQGGRYGKFKLPTLTELHQHLFNTPFSEAHNATADVEATTRCFLELIRRRNYTFEQLDVPNDYFQNFDAKNPTTIDVIGLKHVNLKKESEKLKKEKLETEVETFKELGNAIEELQGVHFSHLHCHSQFSVLQSTSSVSNLINSAIKNNMPAVALTDTGNMMGAFYFIEEALNSNKDKIAYNKKIEDAKKALLEIAKKETKEVSEVSEVSEVSEVSEVSEVSETKKEKIDLSFATKEPKTLFKPILGCEFNVCENHTDRTHKDNGYQIVFLAKNKNGYHNLAKMSSLSHTDGFYYVPRIDKHIIEQYKEDLIVLSGNLYGEIPSKILNIGEKQAEEALLWWKEQFGEDFYLEVMRHQQENENHVNDVLIQFSKKHNVKLIATNNTFYTTEDEAEAHDILLCVKDNEKVATPKGRGRGYRYGLPNNEYYFKSQEQMKKLFANLPEAIYNTQEIVDKIEIYSLKRDVLLPKFNIPERFINPKDAIDGGVRGENTYLKYLTFEGAKKRYGEKLDKNIQERLDFELSIIEMTGYPGYFLIVWDFILEARKMGVSVGPGRGSAAGSAVAYCLWITNIDPIKYNLLFERFLNPDRVSLPDIDIDFDDEGRQKVIDFVINKYGASQVAQIITYGTMAAKSSIRDTARALDLPLSDADRIAKLIPLIKLKDIFGDDKKSKAKVNGLRSEEFDNISELRTIAEGDDLQAVTIKQAIALEGSVRNTGTHACGVIITPEKITNLVPVATAKDSDMYVTQFDNNVVEDAGLLKMDFLGLKTLTLIKDAVKIIKAIHGIELIPDDFPLDDPKTYELFQKGETIGVFQYESPGMQKHMKALKPTEFADLIAMNALYRPGPMEYIPLFIMRKHGEEAIEYDLPEMEEYLKETYGVTVYQEQVMLLSQKIAGFTKGEADKLRKAMGKKIFSMLTELKPKFIKGGKANKHPEEILEKIWKDWEAFAAYAFNKSHSTCYAYIAYQTAYLKAHYPSEFMAAVLSNNMNDIKQVTFFMEECKRAGISVLGPDVNESYLKFAVNKEGAIRFGMGAIKGVGASAVEAIVEERKKNGPYTSIFDITKRVDLRAANKRAFDGLVMAGALDSFKNVHRAQYYQLDEKGVTFIERALRFGNKYQENKNSAQISMFGEASEIQFPEPEIPAAEKWGMMEELSKEKEMVGIYISGHPLDDFKNEVKFFSNTSVSVFKEDLNKYVGANFTFSGILSNVQHRTSQNGNKWASFVVVDYSDSHEFRIFKESYLKFRPFLIENEFRQIKVNISPGWINKEGKKSEPRINFLDIQILQDVLEKQSKKITLQLDINKINKESIQKLNKLLKENEGSVPLDFLVYDLTEKMKLTLHSRSTKVKVDNEFLKVLEDEEIRFKLN, translated from the coding sequence ATGTTTTTAATATTTGACACAGAAACCACTGGTTTACCAAAAAAATGGGATGCCCCAATTACCGATACTGATAATTGGCCACGATGTGTGCAAATAGCATGGCAACTGCACAACATATACGGAGAGTTAATTGAACAGCAAGATTTTTTAATAATCCCTGAAGATTACAACATTCCCTATGATGCTGAACAAATACATGGTATTTCTACCCAACTAGCAAAAGAAAAAGGAGAAGACTTAGAAAAAGTTTTGTATTTCTTTAATAAAGCACTTTCTAAATCAAAATTCGTAGTTGGTCAAAATGTGAAATTTGATTTAAACATTATGGGATGTGAATTTCATAGAAAAGGAATTAGCACCAACCTAAATCAAATGCCAGTTTTAGACACTTGTACTGAAAAAACAGCTAGTTTGTGTCAACTTCAAGGAGGTAGGTATGGAAAGTTTAAACTACCAACCCTAACCGAGTTACATCAACATTTATTCAACACACCTTTTAGTGAAGCCCATAATGCAACTGCCGATGTTGAAGCTACTACACGTTGCTTTTTAGAATTAATTAGGCGACGTAATTATACCTTTGAACAATTAGATGTTCCTAATGATTATTTTCAAAATTTTGACGCTAAAAATCCAACAACTATAGATGTTATTGGCTTAAAACATGTAAACCTTAAAAAAGAAAGTGAAAAATTAAAAAAAGAAAAACTTGAAACAGAAGTTGAAACCTTTAAAGAATTAGGCAATGCCATTGAAGAACTTCAAGGTGTTCATTTTTCACATTTACATTGTCACTCGCAATTTTCTGTGTTACAATCTACCTCAAGTGTAAGTAACCTTATAAACTCAGCAATAAAAAATAACATGCCAGCGGTAGCTTTAACCGATACTGGAAATATGATGGGCGCCTTTTATTTTATTGAAGAAGCTTTAAATTCTAACAAAGATAAAATAGCCTATAATAAAAAAATAGAAGATGCAAAAAAAGCACTTCTAGAAATTGCAAAAAAAGAAACAAAAGAAGTAAGTGAAGTAAGTGAAGTAAGTGAAGTAAGTGAAGTAAGTGAAGTAAGTGAAGTAAGTGAAACTAAAAAAGAAAAAATAGATCTATCATTTGCTACTAAAGAGCCTAAAACATTATTTAAACCCATTTTAGGTTGTGAATTTAATGTTTGTGAAAATCATACTGATAGAACGCACAAAGACAATGGTTATCAAATTGTTTTTTTAGCAAAAAATAAAAATGGCTATCATAATTTGGCTAAGATGTCTTCTCTTTCGCATACAGATGGATTTTATTATGTGCCTAGAATTGATAAACATATTATTGAGCAATACAAAGAAGATTTAATTGTTTTATCAGGAAATTTATACGGTGAAATACCTAGTAAAATATTAAACATTGGTGAAAAACAGGCTGAAGAAGCACTACTTTGGTGGAAAGAACAATTTGGAGAAGATTTTTATTTGGAAGTCATGCGGCATCAGCAAGAAAATGAAAACCACGTAAATGATGTTCTTATACAATTTTCTAAAAAACACAATGTAAAACTAATTGCTACCAACAATACATTTTACACCACTGAAGATGAGGCTGAAGCTCATGATATTTTACTGTGTGTAAAAGACAATGAAAAAGTAGCAACTCCAAAAGGAAGAGGTAGAGGTTATAGATACGGTTTACCAAATAACGAATACTATTTTAAGTCGCAAGAACAAATGAAAAAGTTGTTCGCTAACTTACCAGAAGCAATTTATAACACCCAAGAAATAGTAGATAAAATAGAAATATACTCCTTAAAAAGAGATGTACTACTTCCTAAATTCAATATTCCTGAACGCTTTATCAATCCTAAAGACGCCATTGATGGTGGTGTACGAGGTGAAAACACCTACTTAAAATATTTAACTTTTGAAGGTGCTAAAAAACGATATGGTGAAAAATTAGACAAAAACATTCAAGAACGATTAGACTTTGAACTTTCTATTATTGAAATGACAGGCTATCCTGGGTACTTCTTAATTGTTTGGGATTTTATTTTAGAAGCTCGTAAAATGGGTGTTTCTGTAGGGCCTGGTCGTGGTTCAGCAGCTGGTTCAGCAGTTGCTTATTGCTTATGGATTACCAATATTGACCCTATAAAATACAATTTACTTTTTGAGCGTTTCTTAAATCCTGATCGTGTATCTCTTCCTGATATTGATATAGACTTTGACGATGAAGGTAGACAAAAAGTAATCGATTTTGTTATTAATAAATATGGTGCAAGCCAGGTAGCTCAAATTATTACCTACGGAACTATGGCAGCCAAATCTTCCATAAGAGATACTGCACGAGCACTTGACTTACCTTTATCTGATGCAGATAGAATTGCTAAATTAATTCCGCTAATAAAATTAAAAGATATTTTTGGTGATGATAAAAAAAGCAAAGCAAAAGTTAATGGTTTAAGAAGTGAAGAATTTGACAATATTAGCGAATTAAGAACCATTGCTGAAGGTGATGATTTGCAAGCTGTTACCATTAAACAAGCAATTGCTTTAGAAGGGTCTGTTAGAAACACCGGAACTCATGCTTGTGGTGTTATTATTACACCTGAAAAAATAACGAACTTAGTTCCTGTTGCTACCGCCAAAGATAGTGACATGTATGTCACACAATTTGACAATAATGTGGTTGAAGATGCAGGGTTACTAAAAATGGATTTTCTAGGGCTAAAAACCCTAACACTTATAAAAGACGCAGTAAAAATTATAAAAGCAATTCATGGTATAGAATTAATTCCAGATGATTTTCCTCTAGACGACCCTAAAACATACGAACTTTTTCAAAAAGGAGAAACTATTGGTGTTTTCCAATATGAATCTCCTGGTATGCAAAAGCATATGAAAGCCTTAAAACCCACTGAGTTTGCCGATTTAATTGCTATGAATGCGCTCTATAGACCGGGTCCAATGGAGTACATTCCTCTATTCATTATGCGAAAACATGGTGAAGAAGCTATTGAATACGATTTACCTGAAATGGAAGAGTATTTAAAGGAAACTTATGGCGTTACTGTTTATCAAGAACAAGTAATGCTACTCTCCCAAAAAATAGCTGGCTTCACCAAAGGTGAAGCTGATAAGTTACGTAAAGCTATGGGTAAAAAAATATTCTCTATGCTTACTGAGTTAAAACCTAAATTTATCAAGGGAGGAAAAGCAAATAAGCATCCTGAAGAAATTTTAGAAAAAATTTGGAAAGATTGGGAAGCTTTTGCAGCCTATGCATTTAATAAGTCTCACTCTACATGTTACGCTTACATTGCCTACCAAACAGCCTATTTAAAAGCACATTACCCTTCTGAATTTATGGCAGCTGTATTGTCTAACAATATGAATGACATTAAGCAAGTGACCTTTTTTATGGAAGAATGTAAACGTGCAGGAATATCTGTATTAGGACCCGATGTTAACGAATCATACCTGAAATTTGCTGTAAATAAAGAAGGAGCCATTAGATTTGGAATGGGAGCCATAAAAGGTGTTGGAGCATCTGCTGTTGAAGCTATTGTAGAAGAGCGTAAAAAAAATGGCCCTTATACTTCTATTTTTGATATAACCAAACGTGTAGATTTACGTGCCGCAAACAAAAGAGCATTTGATGGCTTGGTAATGGCTGGTGCTCTTGATTCTTTCAAAAATGTACATCGTGCTCAATACTATCAATTGGATGAAAAAGGTGTCACTTTTATTGAAAGAGCACTTCGGTTTGGAAATAAATATCAGGAAAATAAAAATTCAGCACAAATTTCTATGTTTGGAGAAGCATCAGAGATTCAATTTCCAGAACCCGAAATACCCGCTGCTGAAAAATGGGGAATGATGGAAGAGTTATCTAAAGAAAAAGAAATGGTTGGTATTTATATTTCTGGGCACCCATTAGATGATTTTAAAAATGAAGTGAAGTTTTTTAGCAATACATCTGTATCGGTTTTTAAAGAAGACTTAAATAAATACGTAGGTGCTAATTTTACTTTTTCTGGAATTTTATCAAATGTTCAACACAGAACTTCTCAAAATGGCAATAAATGGGCCTCTTTTGTTGTTGTAGATTATAGCGATAGCCATGAGTTTAGAATTTTTAAAGAAAGTTATTTAAAATTCAGACCCTTTTTAATTGAAAATGAATTTCGTCAAATTAAAGTAAACATTAGTCCAGGTTGGATTAACAAAGAAGGAAAAAAAAGTGAGCCAAGAATAAATTTTTTAGATATTCAAATTTTACAAGATGTATTAGAAAAGCAATCTAAAAAAATAACCCTTCAATTAGATATTAATAAAATAAATAAAGAATCAATTCAAAAACTAAATAAACTCCTAAAAGAAAATGAAGGATCTGTTCCATTGGATTTTTTAGTCTATGATTTAACCGAAAAAATGAAATTAACTTTACACAGTAGATCTACAAAAGTAAAAGTAGATAATGAGTTTTTAAAAGTGTTAGAAGATGAAGAAATACGTTTTAAACTCAATTAA
- a CDS encoding DUF423 domain-containing protein, whose translation MNKNLIITSLIGALTIILGAFGAHSLKEILSVTELKSFETAIRYQMYHVIVLLFVNTYSKFNEKTKNGISYLFFIGVLFFSGSIYAITLGVNAKSIWFVTPLGGVFFILGWLKITFSFLKK comes from the coding sequence ATGAATAAAAACTTAATAATTACATCATTAATAGGAGCATTAACAATTATTTTAGGAGCTTTTGGAGCTCATAGTTTAAAAGAAATTTTAAGCGTTACGGAATTAAAAAGTTTTGAAACAGCAATTCGCTATCAAATGTATCATGTAATTGTATTGTTATTTGTGAATACGTATTCAAAATTTAACGAGAAAACTAAAAATGGTATAAGCTACCTGTTTTTTATAGGTGTTTTATTCTTTTCAGGATCAATATATGCAATAACTTTAGGTGTAAATGCTAAAAGTATTTGGTTTGTAACTCCGTTAGGAGGTGTTTTTTTTATTTTAGGTTGGTTAAAAATAACATTCTCTTTTTTGAAGAAATAG
- the rimM gene encoding ribosome maturation factor RimM (Essential for efficient processing of 16S rRNA): MRKEDCFYLGKIVRKHSFKGEVVVKLDTDEPELYQNLESIFVALGNDLVPFFIEKSLLQKGNQLRLKLEDISSEEEANEVLGGEIYMPLEFLPKLTGNKFYYHEIINFDIEDVNFGYVGVITGVNDTTAQALFEVNANGTTIFIPMIDHFIKKVDRDNNKIIVETPEGLIDLYLA; encoded by the coding sequence ATGCGTAAAGAAGATTGTTTTTATTTAGGCAAAATCGTACGGAAACATAGTTTTAAAGGGGAAGTAGTTGTTAAATTAGACACTGATGAACCTGAATTATATCAAAATTTGGAATCAATATTTGTTGCTTTAGGCAATGATTTGGTTCCTTTTTTTATTGAAAAAAGTTTACTTCAAAAAGGAAATCAACTTCGACTTAAACTTGAAGATATTAGTAGTGAAGAGGAAGCTAATGAAGTTTTAGGAGGGGAAATTTATATGCCTTTAGAATTTTTACCAAAATTAACAGGAAATAAATTTTACTATCATGAAATAATCAATTTTGATATTGAAGATGTTAATTTTGGATATGTTGGTGTAATTACAGGAGTAAACGATACCACAGCACAAGCATTATTTGAAGTAAATGCTAATGGTACAACAATTTTTATTCCTATGATTGATCATTTTATTAAAAAAGTTGATAGAGACAATAATAAAATTATTGTTGAAACTCCTGAAGGTTTAATTGATTTGTATTTAGCGTAA
- a CDS encoding M14 family zinc carboxypeptidase yields the protein MGKLKQLSIIVFLLIQSFANSQNYYFKEYQPFNKNIPTPEEFLGYQIGDYHTRHDLIVAYLEKLASLSNRVSIEVYGKTTENRKLLVLTITSLKNHKNLASLKEKHLQVVSEKTNVTDYNNLPIFINLAYNVHGNEPSSSEAALLAAYTLVASENPKIKEYLDKTIIFLDPTINPDGRDRYTNWVNRYKGNPLIADKFDIEHNEVWPKGRTNHYLFDLNRDLLLAVQPESNARLKWFHQWYPNVVTDFHEMSTTSTYFFEPKPLSASLNPVTPNENYTSLTLTFAKQFSADLDKIGSLYFTKERYDATYPGYGSTYGDLQGSLALLFEQAASRGLVQETTTGNLSFAFTIRNQYVSTFATIKAAIKNKKLLYTYQNNFFKKAIEQASKSKVKGYIFGDNYDKNRNKAFVDLLLKHQIKVYPITKNKTVNNKVYKKGNAFIVPTKQKEYLMIRTMFETYKKYRDSVFYDASSWSVANFYNMKYGTLLKNPILKNEITLASNNITTHNFALSNYAYLISWDDYYSPAILYKLQQKGVIVKTAMQPITTIANGTKKYFDRGSLLIPVSIQNMTKDTLFSILNTVSKQHSIQIYTVNTGYSLKGIDIGSTNFVTLKQPKVMMIVEGGTSSYEVGEVWHLFEQRMQMPIVKVPERIFNRTDLQRYNVIILVSGNYEQLSKKIKDKLKQWVAQGNTLITTRAASSWVIKNEIVAESLLKTVKDSTKIRIDYANSRGVIGKQNIGGAIFKINLDLTHPIAYGYHDKEMPIYKNNKVFLNPSKSRFSTVAKYTQNPHIDGYVTPYNINNYIKKSAAIIVSEIGNGRVVLFADNPNFRGAWYGTNKLFMNAVFFGNLIKVPY from the coding sequence ATGGGAAAATTAAAACAACTTTCAATTATTGTATTCCTTCTAATACAAAGTTTTGCTAACTCTCAAAATTATTATTTTAAAGAATACCAACCTTTTAACAAAAATATTCCAACTCCCGAAGAGTTTTTAGGATATCAAATAGGTGATTATCACACACGTCATGATTTAATTGTTGCATACCTGGAAAAACTAGCTTCACTTTCTAATAGGGTTTCTATTGAAGTTTATGGAAAAACAACTGAAAACAGAAAATTGTTGGTGCTAACAATTACTAGTTTAAAAAATCATAAAAATCTAGCTTCTTTAAAGGAAAAACACCTACAAGTTGTTAGTGAGAAAACGAATGTTACTGATTATAATAATTTGCCTATTTTTATAAATTTAGCATACAATGTGCATGGCAATGAGCCCTCTAGCAGTGAAGCCGCATTGTTAGCGGCTTATACATTAGTTGCTTCAGAAAATCCTAAAATAAAAGAATACCTTGACAAAACTATTATTTTCCTTGATCCAACAATAAACCCTGATGGTAGAGACCGCTACACAAATTGGGTAAATCGCTACAAAGGAAATCCTTTGATAGCCGATAAATTTGATATTGAACACAATGAAGTTTGGCCTAAAGGAAGAACCAATCACTATTTATTTGATTTAAATAGAGATTTACTGTTAGCCGTTCAACCAGAAAGTAATGCTCGGTTAAAATGGTTTCATCAATGGTATCCTAATGTGGTTACTGATTTTCATGAAATGAGTACTACTAGCACCTACTTTTTTGAACCAAAACCTCTATCTGCTTCTTTAAACCCCGTTACTCCAAATGAAAATTACACTTCGTTAACTTTAACTTTTGCTAAACAATTTAGTGCAGATTTAGATAAAATAGGATCCCTGTACTTTACCAAAGAGAGATACGATGCTACATACCCAGGTTATGGTTCAACTTATGGAGATTTACAAGGCTCATTAGCTTTGCTATTTGAGCAAGCAGCCTCAAGAGGGCTTGTACAGGAAACTACAACAGGAAACTTGTCTTTTGCCTTCACAATTAGAAATCAATACGTTTCAACTTTTGCAACTATAAAGGCAGCTATTAAAAATAAAAAATTGCTATATACGTACCAAAATAATTTTTTTAAGAAAGCTATTGAACAAGCTTCAAAAAGCAAAGTGAAAGGATATATTTTTGGAGATAATTATGATAAAAACAGAAATAAAGCATTTGTTGATTTATTATTAAAACACCAAATTAAAGTATATCCTATAACTAAAAATAAGACTGTAAACAACAAAGTCTATAAAAAAGGAAATGCTTTTATTGTTCCCACCAAACAAAAAGAATATTTAATGATTCGAACTATGTTTGAAACTTACAAAAAATACAGAGATAGTGTTTTTTATGATGCATCCTCTTGGTCTGTAGCGAATTTTTATAATATGAAATATGGTACATTACTGAAAAATCCTATTTTAAAAAATGAAATAACTTTAGCGTCAAATAACATTACTACCCATAATTTTGCACTGAGTAATTATGCTTATTTAATTTCATGGGATGATTATTACTCCCCAGCTATTTTATATAAACTACAGCAAAAAGGCGTAATTGTAAAAACGGCTATGCAACCCATTACAACCATAGCTAATGGCACTAAAAAATATTTTGACAGAGGTTCTTTATTAATTCCTGTTAGCATTCAAAACATGACTAAAGATACGCTATTTTCAATTTTAAATACTGTAAGTAAACAACATTCAATTCAAATATATACTGTTAATACAGGGTATAGTTTGAAAGGAATTGACATAGGTAGCACTAATTTTGTAACCTTAAAGCAACCTAAAGTTATGATGATTGTTGAAGGAGGTACATCTTCGTATGAAGTTGGTGAAGTATGGCATTTATTTGAACAACGTATGCAAATGCCAATAGTAAAAGTGCCTGAAAGAATTTTTAACAGGACTGATTTACAAAGATATAATGTTATTATTTTAGTCTCTGGAAATTACGAACAATTAAGTAAAAAAATTAAAGACAAATTAAAACAGTGGGTGGCTCAAGGAAACACTTTAATAACTACAAGAGCAGCAAGTTCTTGGGTTATTAAAAATGAAATTGTAGCTGAAAGCTTGCTTAAAACAGTGAAAGATTCTACAAAAATAAGGATTGATTATGCTAATTCTAGAGGTGTTATAGGTAAACAAAATATAGGAGGTGCTATTTTTAAAATTAATTTAGACTTAACACATCCTATAGCTTATGGGTATCACGATAAGGAAATGCCTATTTACAAAAATAACAAAGTGTTTTTAAACCCAAGCAAAAGTCGGTTTTCAACAGTTGCTAAATACACCCAAAACCCACATATTGATGGCTATGTAACTCCATACAATATTAATAATTATATAAAAAAATCTGCGGCTATTATTGTGAGTGAAATTGGAAATGGAAGAGTTGTATTATTTGCTGACAATCCAAATTTTAGAGGAGCTTGGTATGGAACCAATAAATTATTTATGAATGCCGTCTTTTTTGGTAATTTAATTAAAGTTCCTTATTAA
- a CDS encoding tRNA1(Val) (adenine(37)-N6)-methyltransferase: MKVGTDGVLLGAWAQLQDEVNTILDVGSGTGLIALILAQRSIAETIDAVELNGEAYEETVENFENSDWGDRLFCYHASLQEFADEIDDKYDFIISNPPFYTSTYKELPKERAMARHTESLTYTELLLGVSKLLSKKGSCAFVIPYEEESSFIEIAKQHKLLPHRITHVKGTENSVIKRSLLQLSFSKKIIEKDELIIEIKRHKYTPKYIELVKDFYLKM, from the coding sequence ATGAAAGTAGGAACTGATGGTGTTTTATTAGGGGCTTGGGCACAACTACAAGATGAAGTAAATACTATTTTAGATGTTGGTTCAGGAACAGGACTTATTGCCTTGATACTGGCTCAACGTTCCATTGCTGAAACTATTGATGCTGTTGAATTAAATGGCGAAGCATATGAAGAAACCGTAGAAAATTTTGAAAATAGTGATTGGGGAGATCGATTATTTTGTTACCATGCATCACTACAAGAATTTGCTGATGAAATTGATGATAAATACGATTTTATTATCTCCAACCCTCCATTTTATACATCAACTTACAAAGAATTGCCAAAAGAAAGAGCCATGGCAAGGCATACGGAAAGTTTAACTTACACAGAGCTGCTTTTGGGAGTTTCTAAGTTATTATCTAAAAAAGGAAGTTGCGCTTTTGTTATTCCCTATGAAGAAGAAAGTAGTTTTATTGAAATTGCCAAGCAACATAAGTTATTACCCCATAGAATTACCCATGTAAAAGGAACTGAAAATTCTGTAATAAAAAGAAGTTTATTGCAACTTTCATTTTCTAAAAAAATTATAGAAAAAGACGAATTAATTATTGAAATTAAACGTCATAAATACACTCCAAAATATATTGAATTAGTAAAGGATTTTTATTTAAAAATGTAG